In the Hordeum vulgare subsp. vulgare chromosome 7H, MorexV3_pseudomolecules_assembly, whole genome shotgun sequence genome, one interval contains:
- the LOC123412890 gene encoding putative germin-like protein 2-2 — translation MAIQVLLLAGALLALACSHGVTASDPGLLQDFCVADKMSPVRVNGLACKDAKEVTAEDFYFSGLHVAGNTTNKQGSAVTAVNVAQIGGLNTMGVSLVRIDYAPFGLNPPHTHPRSTEILTVLEGCLHVGFVTSNPENKHFEKVLNKGDVFVFPKGLVHYQYNNGTTHAVVLAALSSQNPGVITIANAVFGAEPSIPAGITTKAFQVEKRTVDWIQAQF, via the exons ATGGCCATTCAAGTGTTGCTCCTCGCAGGAGCTCTCCTGGCCCTTGCATGCTCGCATGGAGTCACCGCCTCCGACCCCGGACTTCTCCAGGACTTCTGCGTCGCTGACAAAATGTCTCCAG TGCGCGTCAACGGACTGGCTTGCAAGGACGCGAAAGAAGTCACCGCCGAGGACTTCTACTTCTCTGGCCTCCATGTGGCCGGGAACACGACCAACAAGCAGGGCTCTGCGGTGACCGCCGTCAACGTCGCGCAGATCGGTGGGCTGAACACCATGGGTGTCTCCCTCGTCCGCATCGACTACGCGCCGTTCGGCCTCAACCCTCCCCACACCCACCCCCGTTCTACCGAGATTCTGACCGTGCTAGAGGGCTGCCTGCACGTCGGGTTCGTGACGTCCAACCCcgagaacaaacactttgagaagGTTCTCAACAAGGGAGATGTGTTTGTGTTTCCTAAGGGTCTCGTCCATTACCAGTACAATAATGGCACGACCCATGCAGTAGTTCTTGCGGCATTGAGCAGCCAAAACCCTGGAGTGATCACGATAGCCAACGCAGTGTTTGGAGCGGAGCCTTCCATCCCGGCTGGTATTACTACCAAGGCCTTCCAGGTGGAGAAGAGGACCGTGGATTGGATCCAAGCACAATTCTAA